TCTGTGAAGAAGGCATTTTATCTTCATGTATACATGGCTGCCACAGGGGTAGctacatatatacacgttATGTGCAAGTAACACGTACATGTGCTTGCGTAAATAGGATgagcatttatttatatttactccTTTAGCTGCCCATCATTTTTGCGAATTTGCCGTTcgtcatttttccccttttgagtgGAGGCATCCAAATAATTGTAACTTCACTTTTGCGCGCTTGTGCGCCTGGCAGCGTAAAATTCACCTGACTGTtttatgacaaaaaaaaaaaaaaaaaaatataaccattttgagtatttttttcttttaatttgatTTAATGAAATGTAAAGAGAAAGGAATAAAAGCAGATAGAACTCGTTTAATTTAATTAGATTTAATTTCCacccaaaaggaaaaaacaatttttctccccttgggaaaaaaacgcatacgATTTTGTACGGGTAAATACACAAGAGGAGCAGCTCCTGTTGTATCGCcgcatagaaaaaaatataaaaaaaagaaggagcaaCTTTTTCGTTAGTCAAAGTACGTAATAAGGAAGACTCGTAATTTCCAACGCATACGGCTGCCCCGCCTACACGACCAGTTGTCGCTCGTTCATCAGCTCATCTGCGAGTTACCGCGGGCGCACATGCAACAGTGTAAATCGTTAGCTTTTTACACTGTCAgagcagaaaaaggaggggaagcaactCACCGTAGTTGAGAATTCCATCGGGAAATTGTTTTATGTAACCGTTTAGAAGATGCCAAAGAATAAAGGTTAAGTCGTTACATTTTGTGGAGCGCAGCCCCTTTGGGGGCAACGCCTTGTGTGCACTGGTGTGACGTATAATTGCTCCCACGTTACACACTGGGCGCACTTTGTAGAATGTACCCCCATTTTGAGCGCATCATATTTGCCAGTTGTATGCAGCCCGGGCAGGcatgcttttttaaaaaggcaacaCGTGCGTTtgtacaaatttgtttattttattttattattttttttttttttgattgaaaaattatgaacaggtaagggaggaaaaaacagaaggagaggaaaaaatgacaacgaaggggagaagcgggagcTGCTGTACAAGGAGGAAGACCAAGGTTACAATTGCATGCCGGAGAGAGCGAGGGGTCTTTCTGTAATGACATGAGTGCACGTCGTTACTATCACGTGTGCATGTCTGCGTGTACATGTTCGCCCGTGCGTCGAAGGGAAGTCGCGCCGGAGAGGACCCCATCCACTGTTGACTTCCACACCGGTGAATATGCACTCGGTGGACCTtttaagcgaaaaaaaaagaaaacgtaaaaaaaattcggtgccttctttccttttgtaGAATACGCACAAGTGTTAAGGATGTTGGGGAATGGCCGATTGGAGGCCCACTGCTTTGATGGGGTGAAGCGACTGTGTCATATTAGGTAGGTTATGAAAGGGCatcaaaaggaaggaaaaaaaaaaaaaaatagtactCATGATTTATGTTCTAACATGCACCGCATAGATACGCGCAGTTTAACGCTACATGGAGGTgaaatttcccattttttttccttcgtagggggaaaatgagaaagaggGTTTGGATCAACTCCGGTGACATCATTTTAGTATCCCTGCGGGACTATCAAGACAGCAAGGCGGATGTCATTGCAAAGTAATTGAAAACGCCCAAGAGGGGCTACTCAGTCTCAGCTGACTCCTTTGGGgttaccccctttttgctgcgtTCGTTCACACAcatgtgggggaaaaaaaatatgaagtaaaaaaaaaaacgtgtgAACGTATTTTACATggctttcccatttttcctcccttaTGTAGATACACACCTGACGAGGCAAGGAGCCTGAAAACGCACGGAGAATTGCCCGAAACGGCCAAAATTAACGAAACGGACATTTTCGATGACGACGGACAGAACGGAGTCGAATTTTTGGACGATGAATCTGACGAGGAGGCCCAGGAGGAAATGAACAACGCGAGGAAATTGGAAATAGAAGACGTAAGTGGAGGAGTCGGCAGGGGAGGAGTTGGCAGGAGAGGAGTTGGCATGGGAGGAGTCGGCAgcgaatgggaaaaaagcgCACTCCTCTCCTCACCCCCGATGCTGaacgtgtgcacatgtgcacgcgtacgtacgtatgtgtaCTCCTTTGTGTGGTACACCGTTTGCACTTCATTTggatgtttttcccccctttttgcagatATAACGACAAGGAGGGAACCAGAAGATGCCCATAATTTGTATTCACATGTGCGTCGCGGAAGAATcgaattaattattttccgttttgtttGACAGCGCTCCTTGTTGTTGTGTGCGTGTGTGTTGTCCTCGTGCCAGTgttgcccttttttaaaaaatatatctttatcaatttatttattttttgtaactttttttttttttttttttcttcttcctccataATGTACATGTTTAAACCAAACTCGTATGTCACGCGTgttagcgaaaaaaaaatataaaataaaataaaatgaagttaAAAAGATGAAGTCAAAATGGCAGGCATAACAGTAACCCCGCAAAAGGCTACGTAACGCGGGGATGGCCCGTTCTCGGGAGCCTTGCGCACATTTTGGAGCCACCCCTTCGTggtatgtacacatgtgtgcatgttAAAATGACAAATGGGTAAACGCTAAAGTTGTGGCGCTTGGAAAGAGCAGGACCGGGAAGGGGAGTTGGGGAGGTCCAACTCTGCACAAGGAAGGAAAGTTACTCCGTTGGGTATCTTCCCATTTCTGATGCCGCTTAACATTGTGTATATCTCCgtaagaaggggaaaaaaagtcatATGAACGAACGGCATATTCTTCtcagtttttccccccatttttatgctttccCCTCGCCATTGCCCCCATTAGTGTCCTCCCCTCTTCCCTCCTGGTTGACATTTGAGATGGTGAGGATGACTTCGTTCTGGCTGTACTCTACGTTGTTGTACGAAACGAACACGTGGAGGGTTAAGAAGCCTGAAGGGGTGTGTGGGGAGAAAAGCATTTTTGACATTGGAAAATGGCGCAGATGagcataaaaatggctgTAAAAATGgtcgcaaaaatggggaaataaaTCTGTGAAGGGCGGTGTGCCAAGTGGGCGGACTACTCTCCAGCGGTTCTGACAATCCCCTAATTGGGTTGCCCCCTCTTTTGTGCTATACCTAGCTGAGCCCTTTGGAAGACCCCGGTAGGGATTGGAGGGACGGCGAAAAAGAAGTTGCCCTCTTCGCAGTCGTAGTAAGCCTTCGTGCGTATGATGGGCAGACGGGGGTTACTCAGAgtgacaaaaatgtgttcGAAGCTGCTGGAGAGGTGGAGCATGTTCATGCGAATAGGCCTATTATCGTGTATGTGAACAAAATTGGGGGTGATATTGAGGATGTCCGGTTTTATAATTGTGAGGGGAAGGGAGCTGGCGTAGAAGCTGTGGCCCAGTGAGTAGTGCACATTACAtttggtgaagcggtgagtGATAATCGCGTCTTCGCCGGGGGGGGCGTCCATACAGCTGTTGAGGATGGCGCTCTCTCCACGTGTGTTGGAATTCCCCCCATCGGAGGTGGCACTATTGACTTCCGCTCCGTCGTGTTTCCCGGTTGCTGCGCCTCCCCCACCGTCTGGAATGTCCCCCTCGAGGATGGAGGGCACCTTTGTGTAAATGTAATTGCCACCTCGCCTGAGCCTCCCTTtgctaaatttaaaaacctCATTTTTGTGCTCATCGGTGAAGTGGAAAAGAACGTAGACGTTGTCGGACTCGACTTGGATGGGtgccttttcaattttaatttttaattttatattcctcATGAGAGAGCAGTTGTCCGGGGAGAGGCGCAGCACCTGTCCGCTGTAAGTGCTCAGCACGACGCTGCATTGATTGTGCTGAAGGTAGAAATGCTCGTTGTGTAAGCTGAGGAATAGTTTTCTTTCCATCTGGCTTTTGTAAAATTGGCAGGATGtccaatatttttttttttttcttttcccccatAGTGTGTGTGCAGGTATGGCAAACGGGTGGGTACTTCCAGATGGGGTT
The DNA window shown above is from Plasmodium vivax chromosome 9, whole genome shotgun sequence and carries:
- a CDS encoding translation initiation factor eIF-1A, putative (encoded by transcript PVX_092775A), which translates into the protein MPKNKGKGGKNRRRGKNDNEGEKRELLYKEEDQEYAQVLRMLGNGRLEAHCFDGVKRLCHIRGKMRKRVWINSGDIILVSLRDYQDSKADVIAKYTPDEARSLKTHGELPETAKINETDIFDDDGQNGVEFLDDESDEEAQEEMNNARKLEIEDI